In one Echinicola marina genomic region, the following are encoded:
- a CDS encoding S41 family peptidase, whose protein sequence is MKRVLYKSIKFFSLAMVLFYALSSCNEIDDPVYIEDTAKTAIFASMHEWYFWNKELPEQFSLDRSESLQGYLERLKYKPLDRWSYITTPEDFDRAFTGQNSGHGFGWALDAEENLYLAFVYNESPAGMDGWQRGWKVLEINGKPVPSYKVGNGYDFQLGPGESGVSNSFTFELPDGSITTRTITKEAYQANSVLYQNIYENAGKRIGYWVYNSFKATAGQSPIKSLEVEETLAYFEEQNIDELIIDLRYNGGGSVDVAEQIMNSLVPNSADGMTMYTNQHNHNKTKYDNATNFKKSGGISLDRIYFITSGGSASASELTINCLTPYMDVYLIGSNTYGKPVGAFPVSDFNKMLKKHNIELVPITFSTANADGKAEYFEGFPVDFQATDEVSKNWGDLEDPRLNAAIYHISNGTFPPADRRLVKQPSWLMIDDFEGLKKEFPAY, encoded by the coding sequence ATGAAAAGAGTTCTCTATAAGTCGATCAAGTTTTTTTCGCTAGCAATGGTGTTATTTTATGCACTGTCATCCTGTAATGAGATTGATGACCCAGTATATATTGAAGACACCGCAAAAACAGCCATTTTTGCCAGCATGCATGAATGGTATTTTTGGAACAAAGAACTTCCTGAGCAATTTTCCCTTGACCGTTCAGAGTCTTTACAAGGCTATTTGGAAAGGTTAAAATACAAGCCTCTCGACCGATGGTCCTATATTACAACTCCTGAAGATTTTGACAGAGCCTTTACTGGCCAAAATAGCGGTCATGGCTTTGGATGGGCACTTGACGCGGAAGAAAACCTATATTTGGCATTTGTGTATAATGAATCCCCAGCAGGAATGGATGGCTGGCAAAGAGGCTGGAAAGTATTAGAAATAAATGGAAAACCAGTTCCAAGTTACAAAGTCGGAAATGGTTATGACTTCCAACTTGGCCCAGGGGAAAGTGGCGTGAGCAATAGTTTCACCTTTGAGCTTCCAGATGGAAGTATCACGACACGGACCATCACCAAAGAAGCCTATCAAGCCAATTCTGTACTCTATCAAAACATCTATGAAAATGCTGGAAAAAGAATCGGCTATTGGGTGTACAACAGTTTTAAAGCCACAGCTGGCCAATCCCCCATCAAAAGTCTTGAGGTAGAAGAGACCCTGGCTTATTTTGAGGAACAAAACATCGATGAATTGATCATTGATCTTAGATATAATGGCGGTGGATCGGTCGATGTGGCTGAGCAAATAATGAATAGTCTTGTTCCCAATAGTGCTGATGGGATGACCATGTATACCAATCAGCATAATCACAATAAGACCAAATATGACAATGCCACGAATTTCAAAAAGTCAGGTGGCATTAGCTTGGACAGGATTTACTTCATCACCTCGGGAGGCTCAGCCTCTGCGAGTGAATTGACCATTAATTGCCTCACCCCTTATATGGATGTTTATTTGATAGGTAGCAATACTTATGGTAAACCAGTAGGTGCTTTCCCCGTTTCAGACTTCAACAAAATGCTCAAAAAACACAATATTGAACTTGTACCCATAACTTTCTCCACTGCCAATGCAGACGGCAAAGCGGAATATTTTGAGGGTTTTCCGGTAGATTTTCAGGCCACAGATGAAGTCAGCAAAAACTGGGGAGATCTTGAAGACCCTAGGCTAAATGCTGCCATTTACCATATCAGCAATGGTACTTTCCCTCCTGCTGACCGAAGATTGGTAAAACAACCTAGCTGGTTGATGATCGATGATTTTGAGGGACTTAAAAAGGAGTTTCCTGCTTATTGA
- a CDS encoding ABC1 kinase family protein, whose amino-acid sequence MREKGKEQRQIPVGKVQRAAKFISTGAKVGGNYVKHYAKKIADPKLSREELDNDNATDIYDSLSQLKGSALKVAQMMSMDRNMLPRAYQERFSMAQYSAPPLSYPLVVKTFQRYFGKTPDVLFDQFTRSAVNAASIGQVHQAVLKDKKLAVKIQYPGVADSISSDLKLVRPFALRLLNISDKELSHYLGEVEERLVEETDYELEVKRSKEISAECAHIPNLAFPQYYEELSCERVITMDWLAGNHIKEWLQNNPSQDDRNTIGQALWDFYHHQVHELKQVHADPHPGNFIILENGKLGIIDFGCVKVIPVDFYQGYFSLIKKELVANQEELDKIFFSLEFISDQDTEEEKRFFKSIFKEMISLIGKPFHEERFDFADNNYFDQIYELSDRVSNDKMFKKSRQARGSRHGLYVNRTYFGLYSLLNQLGAKVNTTKPDWLL is encoded by the coding sequence ATGAGAGAAAAAGGGAAAGAGCAAAGACAGATACCTGTCGGAAAGGTCCAACGTGCCGCAAAATTTATCAGCACGGGCGCTAAGGTTGGTGGGAACTATGTTAAACACTATGCCAAAAAAATAGCAGATCCGAAACTTTCCAGAGAGGAATTGGACAATGACAACGCCACCGATATTTATGATTCTTTGAGCCAACTTAAGGGAAGTGCACTCAAGGTGGCTCAAATGATGTCCATGGATAGGAATATGCTTCCTAGGGCATATCAGGAAAGGTTTTCTATGGCCCAATATAGCGCTCCTCCATTATCATATCCTTTGGTGGTGAAGACCTTTCAAAGGTACTTTGGTAAAACTCCAGATGTTTTATTTGACCAATTTACCAGGTCAGCTGTCAATGCGGCCTCTATAGGTCAGGTGCATCAGGCTGTATTAAAAGACAAGAAGTTGGCAGTGAAAATCCAGTATCCTGGTGTTGCGGACAGTATAAGTTCTGATTTGAAATTGGTAAGGCCTTTTGCCTTACGTTTATTGAATATCAGTGATAAGGAATTGAGCCATTATTTGGGGGAAGTAGAGGAAAGGTTAGTGGAGGAGACTGATTATGAGTTGGAAGTAAAAAGATCAAAAGAAATTTCTGCTGAATGTGCCCATATTCCCAATTTGGCCTTTCCTCAATACTATGAGGAGTTAAGTTGTGAAAGAGTGATTACCATGGATTGGTTGGCAGGAAATCATATCAAAGAATGGCTCCAAAACAATCCTAGTCAAGATGATAGAAATACAATAGGTCAGGCATTATGGGATTTCTACCATCATCAAGTACATGAGTTGAAGCAGGTGCATGCAGATCCTCATCCAGGTAATTTTATCATTCTGGAAAATGGAAAGCTTGGGATAATTGACTTCGGATGCGTAAAGGTTATACCAGTGGACTTTTATCAAGGTTATTTTAGTCTCATAAAGAAAGAATTGGTCGCCAATCAAGAAGAATTGGATAAGATTTTTTTTAGCCTTGAATTTATTTCTGACCAAGATACGGAGGAAGAGAAAAGATTCTTTAAATCGATTTTCAAGGAGATGATTTCATTGATTGGTAAGCCATTTCATGAAGAGCGCTTTGATTTTGCTGACAATAATTACTTTGATCAGATTTATGAATTGAGCGATAGAGTTTCCAATGATAAAATGTTTAAAAAATCCAGACAAGCCAGGGGCTCCAGACATGGTTTATATGTGAATAGAACTTATTTTGGCTTGTATAGCTTATTGAACCAATTGGGTGCAAAAGTTAATACAACTAAGCCGGATTGGTTATTATAG
- the hisIE gene encoding bifunctional phosphoribosyl-AMP cyclohydrolase/phosphoribosyl-ATP diphosphatase HisIE, whose protein sequence is MENLKIDFEKVNGLVPAVIQDANTNKVLMLGYMNEEALKHTQESGKVTFFSRTKQRLWTKGETSGNFLNVKDIKVDCDNDTLLIFVDPVGPVCHTGADTCFDEKNSSKTAFIDHLRGIIKDRKNNPSDQSYTASLFAKGINKVAQKVGEEAVEIVIEAKDDNKDLFMGEAADLLFHYLVLLEAKGYELDEVMDVLIKRHQK, encoded by the coding sequence ATGGAGAATTTAAAAATCGATTTTGAAAAGGTAAACGGATTGGTGCCAGCAGTTATTCAAGATGCCAACACCAATAAGGTGTTGATGCTGGGCTATATGAATGAGGAGGCCTTAAAGCATACCCAAGAAAGTGGAAAGGTGACTTTTTTTAGCCGTACAAAACAAAGACTTTGGACCAAGGGTGAAACCTCTGGTAATTTCTTGAATGTAAAAGATATCAAGGTGGATTGTGACAATGATACCTTATTGATTTTTGTGGATCCTGTTGGGCCAGTTTGCCATACTGGAGCAGATACCTGCTTTGATGAGAAAAATTCCTCTAAAACTGCTTTTATAGACCACCTACGAGGCATCATCAAGGATAGGAAAAACAATCCAAGTGATCAATCCTATACTGCTTCACTTTTTGCCAAGGGAATCAATAAAGTTGCCCAAAAAGTAGGCGAGGAAGCGGTGGAAATTGTTATTGAAGCCAAGGACGATAATAAGGATCTTTTTATGGGAGAAGCGGCTGATTTACTCTTCCATTATTTGGTGCTATTGGAGGCCAAAGGATATGAGCTGGATGAGGTGATGGATGTGTTGATCAAAAGACATCAGAAATAG
- a CDS encoding TetR family transcriptional regulator C-terminal domain-containing protein: protein MEKTAAKKTTKVDKRAKLIEQFKNHVLENGKEPVSVFKFTQSLKMKEVDFYAFFSSFTGIKRAIWQTFFKETITILNNQEVYQEYSGREKLLAFFYTWIEELKNNRSYLLTLYGTDKFPKSSLPQELGGFRQDFKEYINEILQAGEETEEIASRPYISEKYDEALWLQVLFIFRFWIKDHSEGFEKTDEAIEKSVNLAFDLMGKSALDTFIDFAKFLHQSR from the coding sequence ATGGAAAAAACAGCAGCCAAGAAAACGACCAAGGTGGACAAAAGAGCCAAGCTCATTGAACAGTTTAAAAATCATGTGCTGGAAAATGGAAAAGAGCCCGTTTCTGTTTTTAAATTTACCCAGTCCTTGAAAATGAAGGAGGTGGATTTTTATGCTTTCTTCTCGAGCTTTACAGGAATAAAAAGAGCGATTTGGCAGACTTTTTTTAAAGAAACGATCACCATTCTAAATAACCAGGAGGTTTATCAAGAGTATAGCGGTCGAGAAAAGCTTTTGGCATTTTTTTACACTTGGATAGAGGAGCTGAAGAACAATAGAAGTTATTTGCTGACCTTATATGGTACAGATAAGTTTCCTAAAAGCAGTTTGCCACAAGAGTTGGGAGGCTTTAGACAGGATTTTAAAGAATATATAAATGAGATTCTTCAGGCTGGAGAAGAAACGGAGGAAATAGCATCTAGACCATATATCAGTGAAAAGTATGATGAGGCACTTTGGTTACAGGTGCTTTTTATATTTAGATTTTGGATCAAGGATCATTCTGAAGGTTTTGAAAAAACCGATGAGGCTATAGAGAAATCAGTCAACCTAGCTTTTGATTTGATGGGCAAAAGTGCCTTGGATACCTTTATTGATTTTGCCAAGTTTCTTCACCAGTCCAGATAA
- the hisF gene encoding imidazole glycerol phosphate synthase subunit HisF, with translation MLTKRIIPCLDIKEGRTVKGVNFVDLRDAGDPVELAKVYSDEGADELVFLDITATVDKRKTLVELVTRVAKAINIPFTVGGGISTVEDVKVLLNAGADKISINSAAVKRPEVINEMAAEFGSQCIVVAIDTRNIDGIDFVHTHGGRKPTILKTQEWAKEVADRGAGEILLTSMDHDGTKAGFAIDLTSEISSALSIPVIASGGAGNMEHFKDVYTAGKAEAALAASIFHFKEIAIPDLKSYLSGEGVSTRL, from the coding sequence ATGCTTACAAAAAGAATCATTCCCTGTTTGGATATTAAGGAGGGTAGAACTGTAAAAGGGGTTAACTTTGTTGATCTTAGGGATGCCGGTGATCCTGTGGAATTGGCCAAGGTTTATTCTGATGAGGGAGCTGATGAGCTGGTTTTTTTGGATATTACGGCGACGGTGGACAAGCGGAAGACTTTGGTGGAATTGGTGACAAGAGTGGCCAAAGCAATCAATATTCCCTTTACTGTAGGAGGAGGTATTTCTACTGTGGAGGATGTGAAAGTCCTTTTGAATGCAGGAGCGGATAAAATCAGTATTAATTCGGCAGCGGTTAAAAGGCCTGAGGTTATCAATGAGATGGCGGCTGAATTTGGGAGTCAATGTATTGTCGTGGCCATAGATACTCGAAATATTGATGGAATTGATTTTGTCCATACCCATGGAGGAAGGAAGCCAACCATCTTGAAAACCCAAGAATGGGCAAAAGAAGTGGCCGATAGAGGGGCTGGGGAGATATTATTGACCAGTATGGATCATGATGGCACCAAAGCTGGATTCGCCATTGATCTTACTAGTGAGATTTCTTCTGCTTTGAGTATCCCGGTGATTGCCTCGGGTGGGGCAGGAAATATGGAGCATTTCAAAGATGTATATACTGCAGGGAAAGCTGAAGCAGCCTTAGCAGCCAGTATTTTCCACTTTAAAGAAATAGCTATTCCTGATCTGAAATCCTATCTCTCTGGAGAAGGGGTAAGTACCAGACTTTAA
- a CDS encoding ABC-F family ATP-binding cassette domain-containing protein produces MLSINNLSYYIGGRALYENASLHIKPKDKMGLVGLNGTGKSTLLKIINGDYQPSKGEIQKAKDCTIGFLNQDLLSYQSEDSILDVALEAFKETLKLQDEIDAVLKQMETDYSEEIINKLAHLQERFEANEGYSIKAKAEEVLEGIGFSTEDLQRPLKTFSGGWRMRVMLAKLLLEKPSLLMLDEPTNHLDLPSIQWVENYLKTYEGAVIVVSHDQTFLDNCIETTVEVSRQSLTPYAGNYSFYKKEKVEREEIQQNAYENQQKMIKDTEKFIERFRAKASKSNQVQSRVKALERLEKVNEVISDEIAVNFKFKFSKQSGRDVITLEHVSKAYGDVRILENSTARIERGDKIALIGANGKGKSTLLRIIDGTEPIEGKRSEGYNVIKSFFAQHQLEALNVNNEILQEMLQAGSDKSETELRNVLGCFLFTNDDVFKKIKVLSGGEKSRVALAKTLISESNFLLLDEPTNHLDMQSVNILIQALQQFEGTFITVSHDRHFIKGVANKIWYIEDHQIREYLGTYDEYTYWRSQQEANTAPVQNTKKEKTAKPKVVRNDNELNQVKKDIKKKERELEDVEADIMRLEEKKADLEVKLADPEVFQDEGKLKDINAAYEALRKKESKLNKSWERLAAEIENLQGVLS; encoded by the coding sequence ATGTTATCCATCAATAATTTATCGTATTATATCGGCGGCAGGGCTTTGTATGAAAATGCATCTCTGCATATTAAACCAAAGGATAAAATGGGCCTCGTGGGGCTAAACGGTACAGGTAAATCCACCTTACTGAAAATTATCAATGGTGATTATCAGCCAAGTAAAGGAGAAATTCAAAAAGCTAAGGATTGTACCATTGGTTTTTTGAATCAGGATTTGCTTTCCTATCAGTCTGAAGACAGTATCTTGGATGTTGCCTTGGAGGCTTTTAAGGAGACATTGAAGCTTCAGGATGAAATCGATGCTGTACTGAAGCAGATGGAGACAGATTACTCGGAAGAGATCATCAATAAATTGGCCCATTTGCAAGAGCGTTTTGAGGCCAATGAAGGTTATAGCATTAAAGCAAAAGCCGAAGAAGTATTGGAGGGGATTGGTTTTTCCACTGAAGACCTGCAAAGACCTCTGAAGACTTTTTCTGGAGGGTGGAGGATGCGTGTGATGTTGGCCAAATTACTTTTGGAAAAGCCTTCGCTGCTGATGTTGGATGAGCCTACTAACCACTTGGATCTTCCATCCATACAATGGGTGGAAAATTATCTAAAAACATATGAAGGAGCGGTAATTGTAGTGTCTCACGATCAAACATTTTTGGATAATTGTATTGAGACTACAGTGGAGGTTTCACGTCAAAGTTTGACGCCTTATGCCGGTAATTATTCTTTCTATAAAAAAGAAAAAGTAGAAAGAGAAGAGATTCAGCAGAATGCCTATGAGAATCAGCAAAAAATGATAAAGGATACGGAAAAGTTTATCGAACGTTTCCGGGCAAAGGCTTCTAAATCCAATCAGGTTCAGTCTAGGGTGAAGGCTTTGGAAAGATTGGAAAAGGTCAATGAAGTAATCAGTGATGAGATTGCGGTGAATTTCAAGTTTAAATTTTCAAAGCAATCTGGTAGAGACGTGATCACCTTGGAACATGTCTCAAAGGCTTATGGAGATGTAAGAATTCTTGAAAATTCTACTGCGAGAATTGAAAGAGGAGATAAGATTGCCTTGATAGGTGCCAATGGTAAGGGAAAGTCAACTTTATTGCGTATAATCGATGGAACGGAACCCATAGAAGGGAAGAGAAGTGAGGGGTATAATGTGATCAAATCGTTCTTTGCCCAACACCAGTTGGAGGCTTTGAATGTTAATAATGAGATTTTGCAGGAAATGCTGCAAGCTGGCAGTGATAAGTCAGAGACTGAGTTGAGGAATGTATTGGGCTGCTTTTTGTTTACAAATGATGATGTGTTCAAAAAGATAAAAGTACTATCGGGAGGTGAAAAGTCAAGGGTTGCTTTGGCGAAGACCTTAATTTCCGAGTCTAATTTTCTTCTATTGGATGAACCTACCAACCACCTGGATATGCAATCGGTAAACATTCTGATACAGGCATTGCAGCAGTTTGAAGGAACCTTTATTACGGTTTCTCACGACAGACATTTTATCAAGGGGGTGGCCAACAAAATTTGGTATATCGAGGACCATCAGATAAGGGAGTATTTGGGGACTTATGATGAGTATACTTATTGGCGTTCACAGCAGGAAGCCAATACCGCTCCCGTCCAAAATACGAAAAAGGAAAAAACAGCCAAGCCAAAGGTGGTTAGGAATGACAATGAGTTAAACCAAGTAAAGAAAGATATTAAAAAGAAAGAGCGCGAACTGGAAGATGTGGAGGCTGATATCATGAGACTTGAGGAAAAGAAAGCAGATTTGGAGGTGAAACTGGCTGATCCAGAGGTCTTTCAAGATGAGGGGAAATTAAAGGATATCAATGCTGCGTATGAAGCTTTAAGAAAGAAGGAAAGTAAATTGAATAAAAGCTGGGAAAGATTAGCGGCGGAAATAGAAAATCTCCAAGGTGTTCTTTCGTAA
- a CDS encoding PQQ-dependent sugar dehydrogenase codes for MIYQKSILGALALGLLFSCSADENKLQPIEAVDSANRTDISKDSAEVKLETIQLPENFSIEVWAENVPNARSMAISEEGIVFVGNRQEKQVYALIDEDGDGKANYRYTLAEDLNSPNGVAYKDGDLYVAEISRILKFPDVKNNLANPSFEVVYDGYPTEGHHGWKFIDFGPDGKLYVPVGAPCNICDPEEDIFATITRIDVNATSIEPEIVAHGVRNSVGFDFHPDTKNLWFTDNGRDQMGDNIPECELNEITETGQHFGYPYWHAGDVKDPEFGDAGEAQSAYEAPKAKLGPHVAPLGMRFYKGDLFPASYSKSIFIAKHGSWNRSKKSGYVVSNVQLDGNEVSGETDFASGWLDDESQEVWGRPVDVQELPDGSLLISDDMAGCIYRVTYKQ; via the coding sequence ATGATCTATCAAAAATCCATTTTAGGGGCTTTGGCCCTTGGTTTATTGTTTTCCTGCTCTGCTGATGAAAACAAACTTCAACCTATTGAAGCCGTGGATAGTGCTAATAGGACTGACATTTCAAAAGACTCTGCTGAAGTAAAACTGGAAACTATACAGTTACCTGAAAACTTTTCCATTGAGGTTTGGGCGGAAAATGTCCCAAATGCCAGGTCTATGGCGATAAGTGAGGAAGGAATTGTCTTTGTAGGTAATCGTCAGGAAAAACAGGTATATGCCTTAATCGATGAGGATGGAGATGGCAAAGCCAATTACCGATATACACTTGCTGAAGACTTAAACTCTCCAAACGGAGTAGCTTATAAGGATGGAGACCTCTATGTAGCTGAGATCAGTAGGATCCTAAAATTTCCAGACGTCAAAAACAACCTTGCCAATCCAAGCTTTGAAGTGGTCTATGATGGCTATCCTACCGAAGGGCATCATGGGTGGAAATTTATTGACTTTGGCCCTGATGGAAAATTATATGTACCTGTAGGGGCTCCGTGTAATATATGCGACCCTGAGGAAGACATTTTTGCGACCATCACCAGAATCGATGTAAATGCTACTTCTATAGAACCGGAAATTGTAGCACACGGGGTGAGAAATTCAGTAGGTTTTGATTTCCATCCGGACACCAAAAACCTTTGGTTTACAGACAATGGCCGTGACCAAATGGGAGATAATATTCCTGAATGTGAATTAAATGAGATCACTGAAACTGGGCAGCATTTTGGTTATCCTTATTGGCATGCAGGAGATGTTAAAGACCCTGAATTTGGGGATGCAGGAGAAGCACAATCCGCTTATGAGGCTCCGAAAGCCAAACTAGGCCCTCATGTAGCACCACTGGGCATGCGTTTTTATAAAGGAGATTTATTTCCAGCATCATATAGCAAATCTATTTTCATAGCCAAACATGGTTCTTGGAACCGAAGCAAAAAATCAGGCTATGTGGTGAGCAATGTACAACTCGATGGAAATGAAGTAAGTGGAGAAACTGACTTTGCTTCAGGTTGGCTTGATGATGAAAGCCAAGAAGTTTGGGGCAGGCCTGTAGATGTTCAAGAACTACCTGATGGAAGCTTGCTAATCTCTGACGATATGGCTGGCTGTATCTATAGAGTAACCTATAAACAGTAG
- the hisH gene encoding imidazole glycerol phosphate synthase subunit HisH has product MDVAIIKYNSGNIQSVLYAMERLGVKASLTDNPEEIKKADKVIFPGQGEASSAMKYLKERNLDQLIKDLKQPFFGICLGQQLLCEYSEENDTNCLGVFPIKVKKFPPLDKVPHVGWNNLENLKSPLLKGLDDSDYVYYVHSYFAEVHPEYTIATTHYLNDFSALLHKDNFYAMQAHPEKSSLSGEKILTNFLNL; this is encoded by the coding sequence ATGGATGTAGCCATTATTAAATACAATTCCGGGAATATACAGTCTGTTTTGTACGCCATGGAAAGATTAGGGGTGAAGGCTTCACTGACTGATAATCCTGAAGAAATAAAGAAAGCAGACAAGGTGATTTTTCCCGGTCAGGGAGAAGCCAGTTCTGCCATGAAGTACCTAAAAGAAAGGAACCTGGATCAGTTGATCAAAGATTTGAAGCAGCCCTTTTTTGGTATTTGCTTGGGGCAGCAGTTACTATGCGAATATTCAGAGGAAAATGATACAAACTGCTTGGGGGTCTTTCCCATTAAGGTAAAAAAGTTTCCTCCTTTGGATAAGGTGCCGCATGTAGGCTGGAACAATCTTGAAAACCTCAAAAGCCCCTTGTTAAAGGGACTTGATGATAGTGATTATGTGTATTATGTGCATAGTTATTTTGCAGAGGTTCATCCTGAATATACCATTGCTACTACGCACTATCTTAATGATTTCAGTGCTCTTTTACATAAAGATAATTTTTATGCCATGCAGGCACATCCCGAAAAGAGTAGTCTTTCCGGAGAGAAAATATTAACTAACTTCTTGAATTTGTAA
- a CDS encoding phenylalanine 4-monooxygenase, protein MTEKSVDWVFQDPRLKKMEQDYAAYTPEDFEVWRILYERQIVNLPNAASQAYLDGVKAINFGPDRIANFKEVNQILGDSTGWGVQVVPGLIDDDLFFGLLKNKRFPSSTWLRKMEQLDYLEEPDMFHDAFAHMPMLTNQSYVDFLENLGGIALNHIENKWAVELLSRIYWFTIEFGLIRENGALRIYGAGILSSAGETKFSLSDEPAHIDYDVRRIMQTAYWKDKFQDKYFVIDSYEQLYNSLPEIERVLLEELENSSVD, encoded by the coding sequence ATGACTGAAAAATCAGTGGATTGGGTCTTTCAAGATCCACGATTAAAAAAAATGGAGCAAGATTATGCTGCATACACCCCTGAGGATTTTGAGGTGTGGAGAATCCTTTATGAAAGGCAAATTGTCAACCTTCCCAATGCCGCTTCTCAGGCCTATTTGGATGGGGTGAAAGCAATTAATTTTGGTCCTGACCGCATAGCCAATTTTAAGGAGGTCAATCAGATTCTTGGAGATTCAACAGGTTGGGGCGTACAGGTTGTTCCGGGTTTGATTGATGATGATTTGTTCTTTGGGCTCTTGAAAAACAAGCGGTTTCCTTCTTCAACATGGTTGAGAAAAATGGAACAATTGGATTATTTGGAAGAACCTGATATGTTCCATGATGCCTTTGCTCATATGCCCATGCTGACCAACCAATCCTATGTGGATTTTTTGGAGAATCTGGGGGGGATAGCCTTGAATCATATTGAAAATAAATGGGCAGTGGAATTGCTTTCCAGAATTTACTGGTTTACCATTGAGTTTGGTCTGATCCGTGAAAATGGGGCTTTGAGAATTTATGGAGCGGGTATCCTTAGCTCGGCAGGAGAAACCAAGTTTAGCCTTTCCGATGAGCCTGCACATATCGATTATGATGTAAGGAGAATTATGCAGACGGCTTACTGGAAAGATAAATTCCAAGATAAGTACTTTGTGATTGACAGTTATGAGCAACTGTACAATTCCCTGCCAGAGATTGAACGGGTGTTATTGGAAGAATTGGAAAATTCATCTGTTGATTAA
- the hisA gene encoding 1-(5-phosphoribosyl)-5-[(5-phosphoribosylamino)methylideneamino]imidazole-4-carboxamide isomerase encodes MEIIPAIDIIGGKCVRLTQGDYGQKKEYASNPLEVAQRFEQAGIRRLHLVDLDGAKAKTIVNRAVLENITSNTQLKVDFGGGVQSDETIQMAFDAGASQVTGGSIAVKNPELFEGWIKTHGSEKIILGADAKDRKIAISGWEETTEADLVDFIKDYHAKGVKYVICTDVAKDGLLQGPSVDLYKEILQEIPGIQLIASGGVAEMKDLEELEKIGVYGTIVGKAFYEGRISLEQLASFVK; translated from the coding sequence ATGGAAATCATTCCAGCTATAGATATTATCGGGGGCAAATGTGTCCGTTTGACCCAGGGAGATTATGGACAGAAAAAAGAATATGCGAGCAACCCATTAGAGGTAGCGCAGAGGTTTGAACAAGCAGGAATCCGACGCTTACATTTGGTGGATTTGGACGGAGCCAAAGCCAAGACCATCGTCAATAGGGCTGTACTTGAAAATATTACCAGCAATACCCAATTGAAAGTGGATTTTGGAGGTGGTGTTCAGTCTGATGAAACCATTCAAATGGCATTTGATGCTGGAGCAAGCCAGGTGACTGGTGGAAGTATTGCTGTTAAGAATCCTGAATTGTTCGAAGGCTGGATTAAAACCCATGGTTCAGAGAAAATTATTTTGGGGGCAGATGCGAAGGATAGAAAAATAGCCATCAGTGGTTGGGAAGAAACTACTGAGGCTGATTTGGTGGATTTTATCAAAGACTATCATGCCAAAGGAGTCAAGTATGTGATCTGTACCGATGTCGCCAAAGATGGTTTGCTTCAAGGACCCTCTGTGGATTTGTACAAGGAGATTCTTCAGGAGATTCCAGGTATTCAGTTGATTGCCAGCGGCGGTGTGGCAGAGATGAAAGACTTGGAAGAATTGGAGAAAATAGGCGTTTATGGGACAATAGTGGGGAAGGCTTTTTATGAAGGTAGAATTTCACTGGAACAATTGGCCTCATTCGTTAAATAA